From a region of the Paenibacillus sp. R14(2021) genome:
- a CDS encoding response regulator yields the protein MNDDLLTVLVVDDELPIRQELRLFSWEKHHAEWIGEAENGEEALRFCRCRTPDIVITDITMPVMNGLELLRSLKSEFPHIQVILLTCHSDFAYAKEAIKLGAVEYLVKVTMDDSDLAQAMHRAKGGVYHEKSLQRSEAERQRWKAFEQLMEMTRQTADDGEFPAWLQDSFQAKLPLQLAAFHVETRKAGRLFVHHACEESLTLLEQLKPFTWVPADSDSGIYVLVFRAENGNSPEIRRELEEIMEELYQSLDGRLPFLCDAYRLYGVLSDPIWRSADFADMYRSVCERPDAVFYDGAGRVFATSPTGPASLDEQTATEMSVKLHKAQWNREQLAEVIRGDFVQWAINRRIVPEELRTFVADWLRGWHREQAAQGGKGWKVSCQILDAATINELVEAFVHEIESTGKVKKCRKEITEAKAFVEANLEKTITLNIVSREVGLSPHYLSRLFREETGVPFNDFVTGKRIEKATDLLQHTSLRVYEIAQQVGIPSYRYFSALFREWTGAAPTELRMADQDGKG from the coding sequence ATGAATGACGATCTATTAACTGTATTGGTTGTCGATGACGAACTGCCAATTCGTCAGGAGCTTCGTTTGTTTTCCTGGGAGAAGCATCATGCCGAGTGGATTGGAGAAGCGGAGAACGGCGAGGAGGCGCTAAGGTTTTGCCGTTGCCGCACGCCGGATATCGTCATAACGGACATTACGATGCCAGTCATGAACGGACTCGAGCTGCTTCGAAGCTTGAAGTCGGAGTTTCCCCATATCCAAGTGATCCTGCTTACCTGTCATTCGGATTTCGCCTATGCAAAGGAAGCGATCAAGCTCGGTGCGGTAGAGTACCTTGTGAAAGTGACGATGGATGACAGTGATCTCGCGCAGGCGATGCATCGGGCGAAGGGGGGCGTTTATCACGAGAAATCGCTTCAGCGCAGCGAGGCGGAACGTCAACGATGGAAGGCGTTCGAACAACTGATGGAAATGACTCGGCAGACTGCCGATGACGGGGAGTTTCCAGCCTGGCTGCAAGATTCTTTCCAGGCCAAGCTTCCGTTACAGCTTGCTGCGTTTCATGTGGAGACGAGAAAGGCAGGTCGTCTATTCGTTCATCATGCATGCGAAGAATCGCTAACTTTGCTGGAGCAGCTGAAGCCGTTCACCTGGGTTCCGGCCGACAGCGACAGCGGCATTTATGTGCTGGTATTCCGCGCGGAGAACGGCAATTCGCCAGAAATACGCCGCGAACTGGAGGAGATAATGGAGGAGCTGTATCAATCACTCGACGGCAGACTGCCCTTCCTTTGCGATGCATACAGGCTTTATGGCGTCCTAAGCGATCCTATTTGGAGAAGTGCGGATTTTGCGGATATGTACCGCAGCGTTTGCGAGAGGCCGGATGCGGTTTTCTATGATGGTGCAGGCAGGGTGTTTGCGACTTCGCCCACCGGACCGGCATCACTTGACGAACAAACGGCGACTGAAATGTCGGTCAAGCTGCACAAAGCGCAATGGAACCGGGAACAGCTGGCGGAGGTCATTCGGGGGGATTTCGTGCAATGGGCGATAAACAGACGCATCGTGCCGGAGGAGCTGCGGACGTTCGTTGCCGATTGGCTTCGCGGCTGGCACCGAGAACAAGCGGCTCAAGGCGGCAAAGGGTGGAAAGTATCGTGCCAGATCCTCGATGCTGCTACCATAAATGAATTGGTGGAAGCTTTCGTTCATGAAATCGAATCGACGGGCAAGGTCAAGAAGTGCCGCAAAGAAATCACGGAAGCAAAGGCATTTGTCGAAGCGAACCTCGAGAAGACGATCACGCTTAATATCGTTTCCCGGGAGGTCGGGCTGAGCCCGCATTATTTGAGCCGGTTGTTTCGGGAAGAAACGGGAGTTCCGTTCAACGATTTCGTGACTGGGAAAAGAATCGAGAAGGCGACTGATCTGCTGCAGCATACATCGCTCAGGGTATATGAGATTGCGCAGCAGGTAGGCATTCCGAGCTACCGTTATTTCTCCGCCCTATTTCGCGAATGGACGGGAGCGGCTCCAACCGAGCTAAGAATGGCTGACCAAGATGGCAAAGGATGA
- a CDS encoding sensor histidine kinase: MNRIYRWYRSWSLATRQFLFLFIITFAFFILLAWNNYYKAADLFKNQMVSDSVTLIARTNQFLDTYLDNSRNVLLLLSTDAKLLREGDGNKISESLRFIAENNSSLVKTLYIIRKDGKVYASSQVNYDIIGNPKLSSIYDKSLQTYGAAVVSQPYVSPLSGETVAISRPVSEGNGDILGVAVIELNLDNLNRKISELTSGSYQTFVIMSDKDRVVTFDRDNGILPQKPGTYHDDLPESFIGKLAELPVTASEVNGPNGKLVVVKSGQNRLGWTLLVLIKDRYFYQNVIRLFDNYKAAASIWFVVLLFMAFAMSRYMTKSIRMLAVKMDRVHDMGVIPSLVVKREDEIGRLTQSFNAMMERIRNLLQETKQMEERKKQLELKVLQSQIAPHFLYNTLACIGSLAKQHRTQEVKETIRALVGVLSLSFDKTSEFLTVKEELEGLNMYMQIQKIRYGDKFKFVQEIDTEALSCSILKLTLQPILENAVFHGIAPSRCGDGHIHVRGSIRKGKLRFFIRDNGAGMDKSKLREALDEQTAEPRERSSGIGMANVHHRLRLHYGAPYGLRIGSLPNAGTVVCITIPVVHG, encoded by the coding sequence TTGAACCGGATCTATCGCTGGTACAGGAGTTGGAGCCTCGCGACCAGACAGTTTCTGTTTTTATTTATCATAACGTTCGCGTTTTTTATTCTTCTAGCTTGGAACAACTACTACAAAGCGGCCGATTTGTTTAAAAATCAAATGGTATCGGATTCAGTGACATTGATCGCGCGCACGAACCAGTTTCTTGATACGTATCTGGACAATAGTCGGAATGTACTGCTGCTATTATCGACGGACGCCAAACTGCTTCGGGAAGGAGACGGCAACAAAATATCCGAATCGCTCCGGTTCATTGCCGAGAACAACAGCTCGCTCGTGAAAACGCTGTATATCATCCGCAAGGATGGTAAAGTGTATGCCAGCTCCCAGGTCAATTACGATATTATCGGCAATCCGAAACTGAGCTCAATTTATGACAAGTCGCTGCAAACCTATGGTGCGGCGGTCGTGAGCCAGCCCTATGTATCTCCGCTCTCCGGCGAGACGGTAGCCATATCCCGTCCGGTAAGCGAAGGCAATGGTGACATTTTAGGGGTCGCGGTCATCGAGCTCAATCTGGATAACCTGAACCGGAAAATAAGCGAATTGACCTCAGGCTCCTATCAGACCTTCGTGATCATGTCCGATAAGGATAGGGTAGTTACGTTCGATCGGGATAACGGCATACTCCCGCAAAAACCGGGTACATATCACGATGACCTCCCCGAATCGTTCATCGGCAAGCTCGCTGAGCTACCGGTAACGGCAAGCGAAGTGAACGGGCCGAACGGCAAGCTCGTTGTCGTAAAATCCGGACAGAATCGACTTGGTTGGACGCTGCTCGTGCTGATCAAAGACCGTTACTTTTATCAGAACGTCATCCGTTTGTTCGATAATTATAAGGCGGCCGCCAGCATTTGGTTCGTGGTCCTGCTGTTCATGGCGTTTGCCATGTCCCGTTATATGACCAAATCGATCCGGATGCTCGCAGTCAAGATGGACCGGGTACATGATATGGGCGTAATCCCGAGCCTTGTCGTGAAAAGGGAAGACGAGATCGGGCGGCTTACCCAAAGCTTTAATGCCATGATGGAACGGATCCGCAATCTGCTGCAGGAAACGAAGCAAATGGAAGAGCGGAAGAAACAGCTGGAGCTGAAGGTGCTGCAAAGCCAGATCGCCCCTCATTTCCTGTACAACACGCTGGCATGCATCGGAAGTTTGGCCAAGCAGCACAGGACGCAAGAGGTCAAGGAAACGATCAGAGCCCTAGTCGGCGTATTATCGCTCAGCTTCGATAAAACATCGGAATTCTTAACGGTGAAAGAAGAGCTGGAAGGGCTGAACATGTATATGCAAATCCAGAAAATACGGTATGGAGACAAATTCAAATTCGTTCAGGAAATCGATACTGAAGCGTTATCCTGCAGCATACTGAAGCTGACGCTGCAGCCGATATTGGAGAATGCTGTCTTCCACGGGATCGCCCCAAGCCGCTGCGGCGACGGTCACATTCACGTCCGGGGATCCATACGCAAAGGGAAACTGCGGTTCTTTATCCGCGACAACGGGGCTGGGATGGATAAGTCGAAGCTCCGGGAGGCACTTGACGAGCAGACGGCGGAACCTAGAGAGCGCTCCTCCGGCATCGGAATGGCGAATGTCCACCACCGTCTGCGGCTTCACTATGGCGCTCCTTACGGACTAAGGATCGGAAGCCTGCCGAATGCGGGGACGGTCGTCTGCATTACGATTCCCGTCGTGCACGGATGA
- a CDS encoding sugar ABC transporter permease: MLLPGLIYYIVFKYIPMYGVIIAFKDFNMMDGIWSSPWASPWNKHFLTFFHSPYFSQLLTNTFLISVYKLLFGMIPPIAMALLLNECRIRWFRSLIQTLTYMPHFLSWVIIYGILLALLSQSSGLLNQWLKDAGGTAVPFLTSTSYFRSILVGSEIWQNLGWGAIIYLAAIAGIDPTLYEAARVDGAGRLRMIWHITLPGIRTVVIMLLILNLGHILDAGFEQIYIMYNIQVYAVADILDTWVFRTGLQQLNFSLASAVGLFKAAIGLVLVLGSNKLARRWGEGIW; the protein is encoded by the coding sequence ATGCTCTTGCCGGGACTCATTTATTATATCGTCTTCAAATATATCCCGATGTACGGCGTCATTATCGCTTTCAAAGACTTCAACATGATGGATGGGATCTGGTCGAGCCCATGGGCAAGCCCATGGAACAAACATTTTTTAACCTTTTTTCATTCACCATATTTCTCACAGCTGCTTACAAACACCTTTCTGATCAGCGTATACAAGCTGCTCTTCGGCATGATACCTCCCATTGCCATGGCGCTGCTGCTTAACGAATGTCGGATCAGATGGTTTCGATCGCTGATCCAAACCTTAACGTACATGCCGCATTTCCTGTCGTGGGTGATCATATACGGCATTCTGCTTGCGCTGCTGTCCCAAAGCTCCGGATTGTTGAACCAATGGCTGAAGGATGCAGGCGGAACAGCTGTTCCCTTCTTGACCTCGACGTCTTATTTCCGGTCCATTCTGGTCGGATCGGAAATATGGCAAAATCTCGGCTGGGGAGCAATCATTTATTTGGCGGCTATTGCCGGCATCGATCCTACGCTTTACGAGGCGGCACGGGTGGACGGCGCGGGAAGACTGCGAATGATCTGGCACATTACGCTTCCCGGCATCCGGACCGTTGTCATCATGCTGTTGATTTTGAACCTGGGCCATATCCTTGATGCGGGCTTCGAGCAAATTTATATCATGTACAACATTCAAGTCTATGCCGTCGCCGACATTCTCGATACCTGGGTGTTCCGAACCGGTCTGCAGCAGCTTAACTTCAGTCTGGCTTCGGCGGTAGGATTATTCAAAGCTGCAATCGGATTGGTTCTGGTGCTGGGGTCGAACAAACTCGCCAGGCGGTGGGGGGAGGGCATATGGTAA
- a CDS encoding carbohydrate ABC transporter permease, which yields MVKSTNDRIANAVVFIILLVCGLVAVFPLLYVLSVSLTPFSEVLKNGGFILVPRSITFDAYHKLLMESNIPRAFGVTVLVTVIGTILNMVITALMAYPLSRKQLPGRNLFLMMVVFTLLFSGGIIPTYLVVKSIGLLDSIWAMILPNLVWSFNVLIMKSFYESLPEELFESARIDGAKEFRILLQIVAPLSVPVTLTIGLFYMVGHWNEFFQAIMYVTDRTLFPLQVVVREILIQTQQPLENADNMTPSETLQMASVILASLPIIMVYPFLQKHFTKGMLLGSVKG from the coding sequence ATGGTAAAAAGCACGAATGACCGCATCGCAAACGCCGTTGTCTTTATCATCCTGCTTGTGTGCGGGCTTGTCGCGGTGTTCCCTCTACTGTACGTCCTGTCCGTTTCGCTCACTCCGTTCAGCGAAGTGCTCAAAAACGGAGGCTTCATTCTCGTGCCGAGATCGATCACGTTTGACGCTTACCATAAGCTGCTCATGGAATCGAATATTCCCCGCGCCTTCGGGGTTACTGTACTGGTAACCGTCATCGGCACGATTCTCAATATGGTGATTACGGCGTTAATGGCGTATCCGCTCAGCCGCAAACAGCTCCCGGGACGCAACCTTTTTCTTATGATGGTGGTCTTTACCCTACTGTTCAGCGGCGGGATCATACCGACTTATCTGGTCGTCAAGTCGATCGGGCTTCTGGATTCCATTTGGGCCATGATTTTACCGAACCTCGTGTGGAGCTTCAACGTGCTCATCATGAAAAGCTTCTACGAGTCGCTCCCTGAGGAACTGTTCGAATCCGCAAGAATCGACGGGGCCAAAGAATTCCGCATCTTGCTCCAGATCGTCGCACCGCTTTCCGTACCGGTAACGCTGACCATCGGATTGTTCTATATGGTGGGCCACTGGAACGAATTTTTTCAAGCGATTATGTATGTGACCGATCGGACACTGTTCCCTCTTCAGGTGGTCGTGCGGGAAATTTTGATCCAAACGCAGCAGCCGCTCGAAAATGCCGACAATATGACACCGAGCGAAACACTGCAAATGGCTTCCGTTATTCTGGCCAGTCTGCCCATAATTATGGTATATCCGTTTTTGCAGAAGCACTTTACTAAAGGCATGCTGCTCGGCTCCGTCAAAGGTTGA
- a CDS encoding extracellular solute-binding protein — protein MKRMKAVAVMLSSIVLICSVVAGCSSGNSSNSMNKKTAGALGESIAGSGESSGPVKLDIIETGNNLPTPDKDFIKQAIDKAIQSDLNLTVYASGDDYKNQLNVRLASGNFPDLFQVSDRAALKQLVEQGLVLDLTPYTDKLQPVKDFIGDESLKKTTIDGKVYAVPKAPSIPYNTYWIRKDWLEKLGLQPPSTIDEFLKVVKAFAEQDPDGNGKKDTLGLTGSKLSTFAPIFGAFGVGDPNTFYIKDGKLTNSLYDPAMKDALGFIKKLVDTGAVDPEIMANTGLQHQEKAIKGQAGIIWVDWPNLSKDQFTEQIKKVNPNANWIQLAPPLGPGGQHDGPYDLGGTTGIYAIPKALENNKDKLQKVFDLLNYVSGKEGSMLVQFGINGTHYNLEGDKVTPTELMGKEAGFTWLYQFTGRPEMTYLQTKFAPQSKYIQFANSQPRIQILNGFLTNPEGYNPADTIRFIEEEFVKFIYGKSPLTKYDSFLKTLESSMNFKTYMDASTKQLEELGYGK, from the coding sequence ATGAAGAGAATGAAAGCTGTTGCCGTCATGTTAAGCAGCATTGTGCTTATTTGCAGCGTGGTTGCAGGCTGCTCGTCCGGCAATTCATCGAATTCCATGAACAAGAAGACTGCAGGCGCACTTGGTGAAAGCATCGCGGGTTCCGGTGAATCGAGCGGCCCAGTCAAACTCGATATCATTGAGACCGGTAACAATTTGCCGACTCCGGACAAGGACTTTATTAAGCAGGCCATTGATAAAGCGATTCAGTCGGATTTGAATTTAACCGTATACGCGTCGGGTGATGATTATAAAAACCAGTTGAACGTGCGGCTGGCATCCGGCAATTTTCCCGATTTATTCCAAGTATCGGACCGCGCAGCGCTGAAACAATTAGTGGAGCAGGGGCTTGTGCTCGATTTGACCCCGTATACGGATAAGCTGCAGCCGGTTAAGGATTTCATCGGCGACGAGAGCTTGAAGAAGACGACGATTGACGGTAAAGTGTACGCCGTTCCGAAAGCGCCCAGTATCCCTTACAACACCTATTGGATCCGCAAGGATTGGCTCGAAAAGCTCGGTCTTCAGCCGCCTTCTACAATCGACGAGTTTCTGAAGGTGGTTAAGGCGTTCGCCGAGCAGGATCCGGACGGAAACGGGAAGAAAGATACGCTCGGACTTACCGGCAGCAAGCTTTCCACGTTCGCTCCGATCTTCGGCGCATTCGGTGTAGGGGACCCGAACACGTTCTACATCAAGGACGGGAAGCTGACCAATTCTCTGTATGACCCGGCAATGAAAGACGCACTCGGTTTTATCAAGAAGCTGGTCGATACCGGTGCGGTCGACCCGGAGATTATGGCCAATACCGGTCTTCAGCATCAGGAGAAGGCGATTAAGGGGCAAGCGGGCATAATCTGGGTCGATTGGCCGAACCTGAGCAAGGATCAATTCACCGAGCAAATCAAGAAAGTAAACCCGAACGCCAATTGGATTCAACTCGCACCTCCGTTAGGGCCAGGCGGACAACATGACGGTCCGTACGATTTGGGCGGAACCACGGGAATCTATGCGATCCCGAAAGCACTGGAAAACAACAAGGATAAACTTCAGAAAGTATTCGATCTGCTGAACTACGTCTCCGGCAAGGAAGGATCGATGCTGGTGCAGTTCGGTATTAACGGAACACACTACAATCTGGAAGGCGACAAGGTCACGCCGACCGAGCTGATGGGCAAAGAAGCGGGCTTTACTTGGCTGTACCAGTTTACCGGCCGGCCGGAAATGACCTACCTACAGACGAAATTCGCGCCGCAATCCAAATATATCCAATTTGCCAACAGCCAGCCGAGAATTCAAATCCTGAACGGATTCCTGACCAATCCTGAAGGGTATAATCCGGCGGATACCATTCGTTTCATAGAAGAAGAATTCGTGAAATTTATCTATGGAAAAAGCCCGCTTACCAAATACGACAGCTTCCTTAAAACGCTTGAATCGAGCATGAACTTCAAAACGTACATGGATGCATCAACCAAGCAGCTGGAGGAGCTCGGTTACGGTAAATAA
- a CDS encoding VOC family protein, giving the protein MIKGFGGVFWRTKDLELIKKWYSEVLKIEIDNWNGTVIKPQLGNETIFSFFTENDNYFPTEQQVMLNFQVDNLDETIKHLEHIGVPLAKKQESSEYGKFIWIEDPDGRLVELWEK; this is encoded by the coding sequence ATGATAAAAGGTTTCGGAGGAGTATTTTGGAGAACGAAGGACCTTGAGCTAATAAAAAAATGGTACAGTGAAGTGTTGAAGATTGAAATAGACAATTGGAACGGGACTGTGATAAAACCCCAATTGGGAAATGAGACCATCTTTTCTTTCTTTACAGAGAATGACAATTATTTTCCAACAGAACAACAAGTGATGTTAAATTTCCAAGTCGATAATTTAGACGAGACTATTAAACATCTTGAACATATTGGTGTACCTCTTGCAAAGAAACAAGAGAGTAGTGAATATGGAAAGTTTATTTGGATTGAAGATCCAGATGGTCGATTGGTCGAGCTTTGGGAGAAATAA
- a CDS encoding IS3 family transposase: MNEYITYYNSERYQWTLKMMTPDEFRSHLLTA, from the coding sequence GTGAATGAATACATCACCTACTACAATTCGGAACGTTACCAATGGACATTAAAAATGATGACTCCTGATGAATTCAGAAGTCATCTATTGACGGCGTAG
- a CDS encoding glycosyltransferase family 2 protein, which produces MISISLCMIVKNEEDVIERCLSSVCDLVDEIIIVDTGSTDQTKAIARKYTERIYDFVWIDDFAKARNFAFNQASKDYIFWLDADDILKEKGRAKLAALKETLDPNIDSVTMNYHLAFDEFGEVTSSLRRNRLVKRSNQFQWVGAVHEYLAVCGSILNSDIAVTHSSLHHENERNLRIYEKRLALGEEFSPRDLYYYANELLDHRRFEEAIHYYEKFLATGKGWVEDNISACGKLADAFHHLGDQQNELRSSLRSLQFGPPRAEYCCRLGYHFLQQNDIQASIFWYTVATQLEHPKDTWGLANPMCSTWLPHLQLCVCYDRLGKYELAYKHNEAARLYRPNDERILQNKRYFLTRGVMDHGCQDEAVI; this is translated from the coding sequence ATGATTTCTATTAGCCTATGTATGATTGTAAAGAACGAAGAGGATGTCATCGAAAGGTGCCTGAGTTCCGTTTGTGATCTTGTTGATGAGATTATTATTGTAGATACAGGATCGACCGATCAAACGAAAGCAATTGCTCGCAAATACACGGAGCGAATTTATGATTTTGTTTGGATTGATGATTTTGCAAAAGCCCGGAATTTTGCATTTAATCAAGCAAGTAAGGACTACATTTTCTGGTTGGATGCTGATGACATTTTGAAGGAAAAGGGTCGCGCTAAACTCGCTGCTTTAAAAGAGACGCTTGACCCAAACATTGATTCTGTCACAATGAATTATCATCTTGCATTCGATGAATTTGGCGAAGTTACATCCAGTTTAAGACGCAATCGACTAGTGAAAAGAAGCAATCAGTTTCAATGGGTTGGCGCTGTGCATGAGTATCTGGCAGTGTGTGGATCCATCTTAAATAGTGATATAGCTGTCACGCACAGTAGCCTTCATCATGAAAATGAACGAAATCTCCGTATTTATGAAAAACGATTAGCCTTGGGTGAGGAATTTTCGCCGCGGGATTTGTATTATTATGCTAATGAATTATTGGATCATCGGAGGTTTGAAGAGGCAATTCACTATTATGAAAAATTTCTAGCGACAGGCAAAGGTTGGGTGGAAGACAATATCTCAGCTTGTGGAAAACTAGCGGATGCCTTTCATCATCTCGGAGATCAGCAAAACGAACTTCGCTCTTCATTAAGATCGTTACAATTTGGTCCCCCTCGCGCTGAATATTGTTGTCGTTTAGGTTATCACTTTTTACAACAAAATGACATTCAAGCATCCATATTTTGGTACACAGTAGCTACACAATTAGAACATCCTAAAGATACCTGGGGATTGGCAAACCCAATGTGCTCCACTTGGTTACCTCACTTGCAGTTGTGCGTATGCTATGATCGCCTTGGGAAATATGAGTTGGCTTATAAGCATAATGAAGCCGCCAGACTTTATCGGCCAAATGATGAGCGTATCCTGCAGAACAAGCGTTATTTTCTCACCCGAGGAGTAATGGATCATGGGTGCCAAGACGAGGCGGTTATTTAG
- a CDS encoding YheC/YheD family protein: protein MKQSKLKPYLPDTFIYNEVNVLELLEKYRVVYIKPSYGAKGESVYRVELKDNRDIHISLHSLAPRYIWRQSEGIQRKLDELFGLKKYLVQQGIHISQLVHQYFDIRVLVQKDILGEWTVSAITCRAAYEHYYNTSICETIYDAEEILPRLFSQDKVNEIHRSLYEVSVTAAQEAETYLGLLGELSVDFVLDEQRKLWIIELNGQPQKNIYKDLTCYKRKIYSRPLEYAYYLSNLED, encoded by the coding sequence TTGAAGCAGTCAAAGCTTAAGCCTTATCTGCCAGACACATTTATATATAACGAAGTCAACGTATTAGAGCTACTGGAGAAATATAGAGTAGTATACATTAAGCCTTCTTACGGGGCTAAAGGGGAGTCCGTGTACCGAGTTGAGCTAAAGGATAATCGAGATATTCACATCTCTTTGCACAGCTTGGCCCCAAGATATATTTGGAGACAAAGTGAAGGCATTCAGAGAAAATTAGATGAACTATTCGGACTGAAAAAATACTTGGTTCAGCAAGGAATTCATATAAGTCAACTTGTTCATCAGTATTTTGACATCCGGGTCCTGGTTCAAAAAGATATTCTTGGAGAATGGACTGTTTCCGCCATAACGTGTAGAGCAGCCTATGAACATTACTATAATACGAGTATATGTGAAACCATTTATGATGCTGAAGAAATTCTTCCGCGATTATTTTCGCAGGATAAAGTGAATGAAATACACCGTTCTCTGTATGAGGTAAGTGTAACGGCCGCACAAGAAGCAGAGACTTACTTGGGTTTATTGGGAGAATTGAGTGTCGACTTTGTGTTAGACGAACAGAGAAAACTATGGATTATCGAACTTAACGGACAACCCCAAAAAAATATATACAAAGATCTGACGTGTTATAAACGAAAAATTTATAGTAGACCCTTAGAGTATGCCTATTATCTTTCCAATCTTGAGGATTAG
- a CDS encoding collagen-like protein — translation MGKYNCPPGPPGPEGPRGRRGETGATGATGIPGATGARGAPGAPGATGATGTPGSPGERGATGATGATGTPGAPGERGATGATGATGTTGATGAPGTPGATGATGATGAPGTPGAPGATGTTGATGAPGTPGATGATGATGDTGATGAPGTPGATGATGATGAPGTPGAPGATGATGATGDTGATGATGATGATGATGAPGTPGAPGATGATGATGATGDTGATGATGATGATGDTGATGATGATGATGATGDTGATGATGATGATGATGATGDTGATGATGATGATGATGDTGATGATGATGATGDTGATGATGATGATGATGATGAGLAEYGYIYNLGAQVVPIEADVIFDSNGIMTTGITHAPGTSQILITTPGDYEVTFSVSGVEPNQFSLFLNGAPVAGTVYGSGAGTQQNNGQVIIAIAAGDVLTLRNHTSAAAVTLQTLAGGTQTNVNASILIKKLD, via the coding sequence ATGGGAAAATATAATTGTCCTCCAGGTCCCCCAGGACCAGAAGGGCCTCGAGGGCGCCGAGGAGAGACAGGAGCAACGGGAGCAACGGGGATTCCGGGAGCAACAGGAGCACGAGGAGCACCAGGTGCACCAGGTGCTACAGGAGCAACGGGGACTCCGGGATCACCAGGAGAACGAGGTGCAACAGGGGCAACGGGGGCAACGGGGACTCCGGGAGCACCAGGAGAACGAGGAGCAACAGGAGCAACAGGTGCAACAGGTACAACGGGAGCAACGGGTGCACCGGGGACTCCGGGAGCAACAGGTGCAACCGGTGCAACAGGAGCACCGGGGACTCCGGGAGCACCAGGTGCAACAGGTACAACGGGAGCAACGGGTGCACCGGGGACTCCAGGAGCAACAGGTGCAACCGGCGCAACGGGTGACACAGGAGCAACGGGTGCACCGGGGACTCCGGGAGCAACAGGTGCAACAGGTGCTACAGGAGCACCGGGGACTCCGGGAGCACCAGGTGCAACAGGAGCAACGGGCGCAACGGGCGACACGGGCGCAACGGGCGCAACAGGTGCAACAGGAGCAACAGGTGCAACGGGAGCACCGGGGACTCCGGGAGCACCAGGTGCAACAGGTGCAACAGGAGCAACAGGTGCAACGGGTGACACGGGAGCAACGGGAGCAACAGGTGCAACAGGTGCAACGGGTGACACGGGCGCAACGGGAGCAACAGGTGCAACAGGAGCAACGGGAGCAACGGGTGACACGGGAGCAACGGGAGCAACGGGAGCAACAGGTGCAACAGGAGCAACAGGTGCAACGGGTGACACGGGCGCAACGGGAGCAACGGGAGCAACAGGTGCAACAGGAGCAACGGGTGACACGGGAGCAACGGGAGCAACAGGTGCAACAGGAGCAACGGGTGACACGGGAGCAACAGGTGCAACAGGAGCAACAGGAGCAACAGGTGCAACGGGAGCAACAGGTGCCGGATTAGCCGAATACGGGTATATTTACAACCTGGGTGCTCAAGTTGTACCGATTGAGGCCGATGTCATTTTTGATTCAAATGGAATAATGACAACTGGAATTACGCACGCTCCCGGAACCTCTCAAATTCTAATTACCACTCCGGGAGACTACGAAGTTACTTTCTCCGTGTCCGGTGTGGAACCCAACCAATTCTCGTTATTTCTTAATGGCGCACCGGTTGCGGGTACAGTCTATGGTTCAGGCGCAGGCACTCAGCAAAATAACGGTCAGGTTATTATCGCCATAGCTGCCGGCGATGTTCTTACTCTTCGAAATCATACTTCTGCTGCCGCAGTTACCCTGCAAACATTAGCCGGAGGCACACAAACAAACGTTAATGCTTCTATCCTAATCAAAAAATTAGATTAG